The window ACTAGTGCCGTGGTTCGATCCATCTTGACGGTGGTGCCATCCCGAGATCGCCCCACAGCAGGACTCGTCGTGTCGCTGGTCAACCCGCGGGGGAGCGCAGGATGGTAGGACCACCTGAATTGGCCGATACAAGGGACTAGACTCTCGGGTGAAACCTCTTCGCCGACTTCTGGAATGTACCGCAACTCCGGGAAACCCTGGTGCGCAGCCCACCCCACCGTCGCTGAAACGGTCAGCGCTCCAATTGCGACTATGAAGGGTGTCGCTGCTGTTCCTGTTGCAACGCCCGCAACGGAAATCGCGACGCCTCCGAGACTCAGCAGGCCTGATGCAGCCCCGAGGCTGCCAACCGTGCCCCGTGGCCACTCTGACCAGGCCCGACTCTCTCTCATTCGCTCTGTCCCCGCTGGCATCGAAGCCATCACCACGGCGAGTGTGGAAGCGCCCGTTCATGGGCGCCACACGAGCTGCAGCGTCGGCACGAAAGTAGCACCGCGGGTAGCCTCGATGGTAAGTATCTGTATCGACGCGAAGTACGGCATCTAGTTGATAATGAGGGAGGAAATTAGTAAACATAATGTATATTATCTACATCAATGCCCAATTCCACCCGCCGCGGCAAAGCAAACGCCAGTGAAACAATCCACCGCTTTACTCCGATCCAAGAGCGTCTGAGGGTCAAGACGGCGTTCGATTTCGAGGGCCAGGGGCTTCCGTCGCCGGCTCAGGCCTACCTGGATTCGCTCGATTCGCCGGATTCGAAGCGAAACATGGGGTACGCGCTCGATGTCTTCGCGGCGTTCTTCTCGGGCGGCCGGATCGGCCGGAACGAGATCCCCTGGCACCAAATGACGCCTGAGCACCGTGACGCGCTCCGCGCTCATCTGGTCGAGCGCTACCAAGAACGGAATCGGTTCGGACGAAAACGAGCCAGCCCGGAGAGCGTGAACAACCGGCTTGTCGCGTGGCGCCAGGTTCTCAAGCATGCCTGGGACAAGGGCCTCATGTCCGGTGAGGCTTACCAGCACACCGCCAACGTGAAGGTCGTGAAGGGACAGCGGCAGAAGAAACGAAAGTTCGTTCCGGAGGAGCATCTCGCACGGGTCTTTCAGCACTGTGCCTTGGACCCCAACCGCCCCGCTGGGGCGCGCGATGCCGCCCTCCTCTCCCTCCTCTTTGGGTGCGGGCTGCGGCGGTTCGAGGCGATTGGACTCGAGCTCGAAGACATCGATCGGCAGCCTCACGGCTGGACGCTCACTGTTGTGGGCAAGCGCAACAAGGAACGGACCGTGGGAGTCCCGATCGGTGCGGCCGCCTTCGTGCGGGACTGGCTGGATATCCGTGGCCTCGAGCCAGGCCCCCTCTTCTTCCCTATCCGCAAGAACGGCTTCGTCGTTGTGCAGGATCGCCCGATGACGGTGAAGGTCGGCAACGACATCGTCGACAAGCGCTTCCTGGCGGCTGGCGTCCCAAAGATCTCCCCTCATGACCTTCGTGCAACCAGCACGACCATCCTCGCGGGCCTACTCGATGTCTTCCAGACGATGGATTGGGCAGGACACGAGGATGCCAACACGACGCGAGGCTACGTGGTCGCAGCGAACAACTTGGCCCAACAGATTGCTGAGAGGCTTCGCGTGCCTCACTTTGAGGACACCGGACGTTCGAGCTCGCTCTCGTGGGAGAGGCTCCGGTAGCAGGAAATGGTGGATTGGATCGACAAGGTGGGCTTGCCCGAGGTTGTTTTTTTCACCGAAGAGCAGCTGCTCAAGCACGACCTCTCGAACCTAGATTCGTTCAAGTTCCTTCCTCTACCGAAAGAACGCTTCGCCGGCACCTGCACCTACCCGAAGCGGTTGAAGCCTCGTTCCCGGACGTTCGTCCACGGCTACAGGATTCGGTGCTCGCTTCGCGTGGAGGCCCCATATCCTCATCGAGAGGAGATCGTCACGGGAACCGAGACCGTCTCCGGAAACGAGTGGCGCTACCTGACGGCAAAGCTCGACTTGGAAGACCTCGAGGAAATGGCGGTCTTCCTGGCCGGCCACGAGGCGTTTCACTTCCTTCGCCACTCCCGCCAGATAACCGGTCGAAACACCGAGCCGCAGGCGAACCTGCATGCGCTGCGCTGGCTTCAGGAGTGGAAATGCCGTACGTAGACCCAGGTGGCCGTCCCCGTTTGAACGGAGGCCAAAACAACGGGGAGCCGGTGGTTATGAGGTGGCCA of the bacterium genome contains:
- a CDS encoding tyrosine-type recombinase/integrase yields the protein MPNSTRRGKANASETIHRFTPIQERLRVKTAFDFEGQGLPSPAQAYLDSLDSPDSKRNMGYALDVFAAFFSGGRIGRNEIPWHQMTPEHRDALRAHLVERYQERNRFGRKRASPESVNNRLVAWRQVLKHAWDKGLMSGEAYQHTANVKVVKGQRQKKRKFVPEEHLARVFQHCALDPNRPAGARDAALLSLLFGCGLRRFEAIGLELEDIDRQPHGWTLTVVGKRNKERTVGVPIGAAAFVRDWLDIRGLEPGPLFFPIRKNGFVVVQDRPMTVKVGNDIVDKRFLAAGVPKISPHDLRATSTTILAGLLDVFQTMDWAGHEDANTTRGYVVAANNLAQQIAERLRVPHFEDTGRSSSLSWERLR